The following proteins are encoded in a genomic region of Spirosoma sp. SC4-14:
- a CDS encoding MFS transporter: MENKSGNFRWSVVALLFFATTINYLDRQVIGLLKPTLEDEFNWTETDYSRIVMAFTMAYATGYLVFGRFIDKIGTKLGYTISLIAWSIAAMFHAVATSTLGFGIARAALGLGEAGNFPAAIKAVAEWFPKKERAFATGIFNSGTNIGAVVAPVMVPWILGAYGWEEAFIITGAIGFIWLIFWFIFYESPNRQKRVSKAELAYIHSDIDAEENAAPVRWGRLFGIRQTWAFVFGKMLTDPIWWFFLFWLPSYFSTTFNLDLKKPSLPLVIVYTATTIGSIGGGYLSSYLIRRGWTVFRARKTTMFIFALCVVPIVAARYATDIWQAVALISLAAAAHQAWSANIFTTASDVFPKKAVSSVIGIGGTAGSIGGVLFPMLVGWILDTYKEAGNLNGGYNLIFIICGSAYLVAWAIMHFFTPRMEMVKLDEPAESPSRELAN, from the coding sequence ATGGAAAACAAATCCGGTAATTTCCGATGGAGCGTAGTTGCGCTACTTTTTTTTGCAACCACCATCAACTACCTCGATCGACAAGTGATCGGCCTGCTCAAACCGACGCTCGAAGACGAATTTAACTGGACAGAAACTGACTACAGTCGCATTGTTATGGCCTTTACAATGGCCTACGCAACCGGCTATCTGGTTTTTGGTCGATTTATCGATAAAATTGGCACAAAGTTAGGCTATACGATTTCGCTCATTGCCTGGAGTATTGCAGCCATGTTCCATGCTGTTGCCACAAGTACGCTGGGCTTTGGCATTGCCCGTGCAGCCCTGGGCCTGGGCGAGGCAGGCAATTTTCCGGCGGCCATCAAAGCAGTTGCCGAATGGTTTCCTAAAAAAGAACGGGCCTTTGCTACAGGTATTTTCAATTCGGGAACCAACATTGGTGCGGTGGTTGCGCCAGTAATGGTCCCCTGGATTCTGGGCGCTTATGGCTGGGAAGAGGCCTTCATCATTACGGGAGCAATTGGCTTTATCTGGCTCATTTTCTGGTTTATTTTCTACGAATCGCCCAATCGTCAAAAACGGGTGTCGAAAGCCGAATTAGCCTATATCCACAGCGACATTGACGCCGAAGAAAATGCAGCCCCTGTTCGTTGGGGCCGCTTGTTTGGCATTCGGCAAACCTGGGCTTTCGTTTTCGGCAAAATGCTGACCGATCCCATCTGGTGGTTTTTTCTCTTCTGGCTCCCCTCCTATTTTTCTACTACGTTTAATCTGGATCTGAAAAAGCCGAGTTTACCCCTGGTTATTGTTTACACGGCAACTACGATTGGTAGTATTGGCGGTGGGTACTTATCATCGTACCTCATTCGTCGGGGCTGGACCGTTTTCAGAGCCCGCAAGACCACCATGTTCATTTTTGCACTTTGTGTAGTACCCATTGTGGCAGCCCGTTATGCTACCGATATCTGGCAGGCAGTAGCCCTCATCAGTCTGGCAGCAGCTGCTCACCAGGCCTGGAGTGCTAACATTTTCACGACCGCATCGGATGTGTTTCCGAAGAAAGCAGTTAGTTCGGTCATTGGTATTGGCGGAACAGCCGGTTCCATTGGGGGGGTTCTGTTTCCAATGCTCGTCGGCTGGATTCTGGATACCTACAAAGAAGCTGGCAACCTTAATGGCGGCTACAATCTAATTTTCATCATCTGCGGCAGTGCATATTTAGTGGCCTGGGCCATTATGCACTTCTTTACCCCCCGCATGGAAATGGTTAAGCTCGATGAACCAGCCGAGTCGCCATCGAGGGAATTAGCGAATTAG
- a CDS encoding ABC transporter ATP-binding protein — MANATSSPKQRPKPSFPLMALLTPYSRIILLLIVLALVSNGVNLVLPMLISKGIDQYAAGHFLLKTMIVEFMGAALFIFVFTYIQSVVQTYASEAVARDLRTKLAAKISRQNFAYIQQISPARLLTNLTSDIDSVKTFVSQAIVSIVSSLCIIIGASILLLSINWKLALAVLAIVPIIGGAFFMLMRKVRPLFMRGREVIDWLNKVINESVLGASLIRVINSQQLEYDKFIAANTDSKNIGISILRLFAALIPVISFTANMAGLTILVLGGHFVITGSMTLGEFAAFNSYLALLIFPIIVIGFMSSVIAQASAAYERVNQVLMASESSQTGTIDQPIRGTIELEQVSVFYGEKPALKDVSLSIKAGTRTAIVGPTAAGKSQLLFLLTGLIEPNEGAVCYDGLPIADYDEDAFHRQVGFVFQDSIIFNMSLRENIAFSDSVTDESLQKAIDTAELRAFVESLPEKLQTVVSERGSSLSGGQKQRIMLARALALNPSVLLLDDFTARVDASTEQKILQNVRQNYPDLTLISVTQKIASVADYEQIILLMEGEIIAQGTHTELMNSSPEYVQIYQSQRSTSQYELRS, encoded by the coding sequence ATGGCCAACGCTACATCCTCCCCAAAACAACGCCCCAAGCCATCGTTTCCTCTGATGGCCCTGTTAACGCCTTATTCCCGAATTATCTTGCTGCTGATTGTGCTGGCACTGGTTAGCAACGGCGTGAATCTGGTGTTGCCTATGTTAATCTCGAAAGGAATCGACCAGTATGCTGCCGGGCATTTTTTACTGAAAACGATGATTGTCGAGTTCATGGGAGCTGCCCTGTTCATTTTTGTTTTTACGTATATACAGAGTGTTGTACAAACGTATGCTTCGGAAGCTGTAGCTCGGGATCTGCGCACAAAACTGGCGGCTAAAATCTCGCGGCAGAACTTTGCCTATATTCAGCAAATTAGCCCGGCGCGGCTCCTGACCAACCTGACATCGGATATTGATTCGGTAAAAACGTTTGTTTCACAGGCTATTGTTTCTATTGTCTCGTCGCTATGTATCATCATTGGTGCCAGTATTCTGCTGCTCAGCATCAACTGGAAACTGGCGTTGGCGGTGCTGGCCATTGTTCCTATCATCGGTGGTGCTTTCTTTATGCTGATGCGAAAAGTTCGTCCGTTGTTTATGCGCGGACGAGAAGTGATCGACTGGCTTAATAAAGTAATAAACGAAAGCGTACTGGGAGCGTCGCTGATTCGTGTAATTAATTCGCAACAGCTTGAATATGATAAGTTTATAGCTGCCAATACCGATTCTAAAAATATTGGTATTTCTATTCTTCGACTATTTGCGGCTCTCATCCCCGTTATTAGTTTTACCGCCAACATGGCAGGACTGACCATTCTGGTGTTGGGAGGGCATTTTGTGATTACGGGTAGTATGACACTGGGCGAATTTGCCGCGTTCAATAGTTATCTGGCCCTGCTGATTTTTCCAATCATAGTCATTGGTTTTATGAGTAGCGTAATTGCTCAGGCTTCGGCGGCTTATGAGCGGGTCAATCAGGTATTGATGGCTTCCGAATCCAGCCAGACCGGCACCATCGATCAGCCTATTCGGGGAACTATTGAATTAGAGCAGGTATCTGTTTTTTACGGCGAAAAACCCGCTCTCAAAGACGTATCCTTATCGATAAAAGCAGGCACCCGAACCGCCATTGTTGGGCCAACGGCGGCCGGTAAAAGTCAGTTACTGTTTCTGCTCACTGGACTGATCGAGCCTAATGAAGGCGCTGTTTGCTACGATGGGCTTCCCATTGCCGACTATGATGAAGATGCTTTTCATCGGCAGGTTGGATTTGTCTTTCAGGACAGTATCATTTTCAATATGAGTCTTCGGGAGAATATTGCGTTTAGTGATAGCGTTACAGACGAATCACTGCAAAAGGCTATTGATACGGCCGAACTGCGGGCATTTGTCGAGTCGTTGCCCGAGAAATTACAAACCGTCGTTTCTGAACGCGGAAGTAGCCTTTCGGGTGGGCAAAAACAACGCATCATGCTGGCACGTGCACTGGCGTTGAATCCGAGTGTGTTGTTGCTCGACGATTTTACGGCCCGGGTCGATGCCAGTACTGAACAGAAGATTTTACAGAATGTCCGGCAGAATTACCCCGATTTGACACTGATTTCGGTAACCCAGAAAATAGCCTCCGTAGCAGATTATGAACAGATCATTTTACTTATGGAGGGCGAAATCATTGCCCAGGGTACTCATACCGAGTTAATGAATAGCAGTCCCGAATACGTTCAGATTTATCAATCGCAACGCAGCACCAGCCAGTATGAATTACGATCTTAA
- a CDS encoding ABC transporter ATP-binding protein gives MNYDLNQFVGQKEEKNATYKALRKLLDLISDERKTLIMAFVAVLINSVLTLVGPMLIGRTIDEYVVTKQFGGVLRNAAFLFGMYLVAFGTNYMQTRLMGTVGQRTLFRLRNAVFSKLQELPVAFFNQNKAGDLISRVNNDTDKLNQFFSQSLMQFVSSIAIMTGSGLFLLSIDLPLGAAALIPALIVWIFTKATSAWVKRRNALSLKSIGGMSAEIQESLDNFKVIVAFNRRDYFRKRFDAVNQQNYRAATSAGLANNVFMPVYGIAANMGQLIVLTFGIYLISIDRFTIGLLISFLSYVNNFYNPLRQLATLWSGFQIALAGWDRISQLLSLQSNLHTVESNGKALNSALLAFENVSFSYPNGREVLHNISFELERGKTYALVGPTGGGKTTTASLIARLYDPSSGMVWLDGRDIRSYSAQDRTQKIGFILQEPFLFTGTVRDNILYGNEQYQSFTNEQLARVIHDANLEGLLERFDDGLDTKVQASGDAISLGQRQLIAFMRAVLRNPDLLILDEATANIDTITEQLLSEILENLPEKTTRIIIAHRLNTIESADEIFFINAGEVIKAGSFSDAVDMLLHGKRVS, from the coding sequence ATGAATTACGATCTTAACCAGTTCGTTGGGCAAAAAGAAGAAAAAAACGCCACCTACAAAGCCCTCCGAAAATTACTGGACCTGATTAGCGATGAGCGGAAAACGCTGATTATGGCGTTTGTGGCAGTGCTGATCAATTCGGTGTTAACTCTGGTTGGACCAATGCTGATTGGCCGCACCATCGACGAATATGTGGTAACAAAGCAATTTGGTGGCGTGTTGCGTAATGCTGCCTTTCTGTTTGGTATGTATCTGGTAGCCTTTGGCACGAACTATATGCAAACCCGTCTGATGGGCACTGTTGGTCAGCGAACGCTATTTCGACTGCGCAATGCTGTTTTCAGCAAGTTGCAGGAGTTGCCCGTTGCGTTCTTTAACCAGAACAAGGCAGGTGACCTTATCTCGCGGGTAAATAACGATACCGACAAACTGAATCAGTTTTTTTCGCAATCGCTGATGCAGTTTGTCAGTAGCATTGCTATTATGACCGGATCGGGGCTATTTCTGTTGTCTATCGATCTGCCCCTGGGAGCAGCCGCACTGATTCCAGCATTGATCGTATGGATTTTTACCAAAGCAACCTCAGCCTGGGTAAAACGGAGAAATGCTCTAAGCCTGAAAAGCATTGGCGGGATGAGTGCCGAAATCCAGGAAAGCCTCGACAATTTTAAAGTCATTGTTGCTTTTAACCGACGCGATTATTTCCGAAAACGCTTCGATGCCGTTAATCAGCAGAACTACCGGGCTGCTACCAGTGCTGGCCTGGCCAACAATGTGTTTATGCCAGTTTATGGTATTGCGGCCAACATGGGGCAATTGATTGTGCTTACGTTTGGCATTTACCTGATTTCGATCGATCGGTTTACAATTGGTTTGCTGATCAGCTTTCTGTCGTATGTAAATAACTTCTATAACCCATTACGTCAACTGGCTACGTTGTGGTCAGGTTTTCAGATTGCCCTCGCGGGTTGGGATCGAATTTCTCAACTATTGTCACTGCAAAGCAATCTGCATACAGTCGAAAGTAATGGCAAAGCACTCAATTCGGCCTTATTGGCGTTTGAGAACGTGTCGTTTAGTTATCCTAATGGCCGCGAAGTGCTTCATAATATCAGCTTTGAACTCGAACGAGGTAAAACCTATGCACTTGTTGGGCCCACCGGTGGTGGAAAAACAACCACTGCATCGCTGATTGCGCGGCTATATGACCCCAGCAGTGGTATGGTATGGCTCGATGGGAGGGATATTCGGTCCTACAGTGCTCAGGATCGTACGCAGAAAATTGGCTTCATTTTGCAGGAACCGTTTCTGTTTACCGGAACCGTACGCGATAACATTCTATACGGAAACGAACAATACCAATCGTTTACAAATGAGCAGTTGGCGCGGGTAATCCACGACGCTAATCTGGAAGGGCTACTGGAGCGGTTCGACGATGGGCTGGATACGAAAGTGCAGGCTAGTGGCGATGCCATCAGTCTGGGACAGCGTCAGCTTATTGCCTTCATGCGAGCCGTATTGCGAAATCCTGATCTGCTGATTCTCGACGAAGCCACCGCGAATATCGACACGATTACGGAGCAGTTACTAAGTGAAATTCTGGAAAATCTACCCGAAAAAACAACCCGCATTATCATTGCCCACCGACTCAATACCATTGAGAGTGCCGATGAGATCTTTTTCATCAATGCTGGTGAGGTAATCAAAGCCGGATCGTTCAGCGATGCGGTCGATATGCTGCTACACGGAAAACGAGTGAGTTGA
- a CDS encoding sterol desaturase family protein, producing MIFSLFGADKIPFDSVHILEKNIPNIIVWAVPFMLFFTVIEMVVNYYQEHEHYEKKETIGSILVGLGNLVVSAGLKLGLIYLCIWIYNLLPWRMELQWWTLIPCYIIYDFFSYWAHRVSHEQRFWWATHVVHHSGEHYNLTVSYRLSWIQHLKIIFFLPVAFLGFHPIIFFITNQIAVLFQFWVHTEYIRRMPAWVEYIFATPSNHRVHHGSQEKYIDKNFGATFIFWDRMFGTYQPEEEQVIYGITTNIPNKANPLIINFHEVADMINDVRNAKGLRKKLFYIFGSPVKIAEEKKQVLIKAPEEAEVPA from the coding sequence ATGATTTTTTCCTTATTCGGTGCCGATAAAATTCCATTTGATAGTGTACACATCCTTGAGAAAAATATTCCGAATATAATCGTATGGGCCGTACCTTTCATGCTGTTTTTTACGGTAATAGAAATGGTCGTTAATTATTATCAGGAACACGAACATTACGAAAAGAAAGAAACAATTGGCTCTATTCTGGTTGGGCTCGGTAATCTGGTTGTAAGTGCAGGGCTTAAACTCGGCCTGATTTACTTATGTATCTGGATTTACAATCTTCTGCCCTGGCGGATGGAATTGCAGTGGTGGACACTTATTCCCTGCTACATCATTTACGATTTTTTCAGTTACTGGGCGCACCGCGTATCACACGAACAGCGGTTCTGGTGGGCAACCCACGTTGTTCACCACTCTGGCGAACATTATAACCTGACCGTCTCGTACCGGCTTAGCTGGATTCAGCATCTGAAAATCATCTTTTTCCTACCCGTTGCCTTCCTGGGCTTTCACCCAATTATTTTCTTCATTACCAACCAAATTGCGGTTCTGTTTCAGTTTTGGGTACATACCGAATACATTCGTCGAATGCCCGCCTGGGTTGAATATATTTTTGCAACGCCATCGAATCATAGGGTTCATCATGGATCGCAGGAAAAATATATCGACAAAAACTTTGGCGCAACGTTCATTTTCTGGGACCGAATGTTTGGCACCTACCAGCCCGAAGAAGAGCAGGTTATTTATGGTATAACGACCAACATTCCTAACAAGGCGAATCCGCTCATTATCAATTTCCACGAAGTTGCCGACATGATCAACGATGTGCGGAATGCCAAAGGGTTGCGCAAAAAGCTCTTCTACATCTTCGGAAGCCCAGTAAAAATCGCGGAAGAGAAGAAACAAGTGCTCATCAAAGCCCCCGAAGAGGCCGAAGTACCTGCATAA
- a CDS encoding erythromycin esterase family protein, whose protein sequence is MTVNQRFTVNLICAMYNYINNARVTTICCFLSYCLLLIGCKSTTPDPLQDLSTDQIATVQALNNVIFPIQDANPSRDFTDLSPLDTLLAKAQLVGMGEGTHGTREFFQMKDRLFRYLVQKHGFQTIAFEANFGRSVIVNRFLHGQTSNLASATDAAKSMYFWTWSTDEVRELLQWMKEYNMTKSANQQLSFYGFDCQYADDEFPLIREFLSKVDPLSLPKADSLSSLYKLTANSSATDSIRQQYGQQIQSLYNSFVRNENKWASQGGQQDYEIARQAARILIQLQDLTSGDNCNYFIKRDKYMAENVQWMLTNMHIDKVSLWAHNYHISSLSNGSCNQPSMGGYLKNQLKDKYLTICTLFTNGTFTVRDASASNAPLTQLSAHTGDVKTSFNNLFGKVKYVNFGLNLNQGQLDPTIKSWLDTNSPLLEVGATFDQSKASQYYSVTALKGRFDILLHFRDTSPSQLLP, encoded by the coding sequence ATGACAGTTAACCAACGTTTTACCGTTAACCTCATCTGTGCAATGTATAACTATATCAATAATGCACGAGTGACAACAATTTGCTGTTTTCTTAGCTATTGCCTGCTATTAATCGGCTGCAAATCAACAACTCCTGACCCACTTCAAGATCTATCTACAGATCAAATTGCTACCGTTCAAGCTTTAAACAATGTTATTTTTCCTATTCAGGATGCTAACCCGTCCAGAGATTTTACAGACCTATCGCCACTGGACACGCTTTTAGCTAAAGCTCAGCTTGTCGGTATGGGCGAAGGCACTCACGGCACCCGCGAGTTTTTTCAAATGAAAGATCGCCTGTTCCGGTATCTGGTACAAAAACATGGCTTTCAGACAATCGCTTTTGAAGCTAATTTCGGACGCTCGGTTATTGTTAACCGATTTCTTCACGGCCAAACCTCAAACCTAGCGTCGGCTACAGATGCCGCTAAAAGTATGTATTTCTGGACGTGGTCTACTGATGAAGTTCGTGAGCTTCTTCAGTGGATGAAGGAGTATAACATGACTAAATCGGCTAATCAGCAATTATCGTTCTATGGCTTTGATTGCCAATATGCCGATGATGAATTTCCCCTGATTAGAGAGTTTCTGAGCAAAGTTGATCCTCTTTCCTTACCAAAAGCTGATTCATTGTCCAGCTTGTATAAACTTACGGCTAACAGCTCAGCCACTGATTCAATTCGACAACAGTATGGTCAGCAGATACAAAGTCTCTATAATTCATTTGTAAGAAATGAGAACAAATGGGCTAGCCAGGGAGGCCAACAAGACTACGAAATAGCCAGGCAGGCCGCTCGTATCCTGATCCAGCTACAAGATTTGACGAGTGGAGACAACTGTAATTATTTTATCAAGCGAGATAAGTACATGGCGGAAAATGTTCAGTGGATGTTAACGAATATGCATATAGACAAGGTCAGTTTATGGGCCCATAACTACCATATCTCATCTCTCTCCAATGGCTCTTGTAATCAGCCTTCTATGGGAGGCTATCTTAAAAATCAGCTAAAGGATAAGTATCTTACTATTTGCACTTTATTTACAAATGGAACCTTCACGGTTCGTGATGCATCGGCTAGCAATGCCCCTCTTACTCAATTATCGGCACACACGGGCGATGTCAAAACCTCCTTTAATAATCTGTTTGGAAAGGTAAAGTATGTCAACTTCGGGCTGAATTTAAATCAGGGTCAACTAGATCCGACGATAAAAAGCTGGCTAGATACCAATTCTCCCTTGCTGGAGGTAGGAGCCACTTTTGATCAAAGTAAGGCATCTCAATATTACAGTGTAACAGCTCTGAAAGGCCGATTCGATATACTTCTTCATTTTCGGGATACATCCCCATCGCAGCTACTCCCTTAA
- a CDS encoding branched-chain amino acid aminotransferase produces MTTDVLQIELRKAERSRIQEVDFNHLPFGKHFSDHMFVADFIDGQWQNLMIVPFDNFTLSPALSSLHYGQSIFEGMKAFKNDAGEVMLFRPYSNFERMNESAKRMCMATLPEEVFMGGLEALLRVDADWVPNTPDSSLYVRPYMFATDTYLGVAPSKTYRFCIFTCPVGAYYSNPPKLKVETEYIRSAPGGVGYAKCAGNYAGSLYPTLLAQQQGYDQLIWTDAREHKYIEESGTMNIMFIIDGKLVTPATSDSILKGVTRDSILQIARSWGMTVEERLVSIEEVINGIESGRLTEAFGAGTAVGSSPYSLIGYNGKDYMLPEFAPEDSFAIRVRNYLSDLRTGKIEDSFGWMYKV; encoded by the coding sequence ATGACGACAGACGTCTTACAAATTGAATTACGGAAAGCGGAACGCTCCCGGATTCAGGAGGTAGATTTTAATCATCTGCCTTTCGGAAAACATTTCTCGGATCACATGTTTGTGGCCGACTTTATAGACGGTCAATGGCAGAATCTAATGATTGTGCCGTTCGACAACTTTACGCTAAGCCCCGCTCTGTCGTCGCTACACTACGGTCAGTCTATTTTTGAAGGCATGAAAGCCTTCAAAAATGATGCAGGCGAGGTAATGCTGTTTCGGCCCTATTCCAACTTCGAACGGATGAATGAGTCGGCCAAACGGATGTGCATGGCCACCCTGCCCGAAGAAGTATTTATGGGTGGCTTGGAGGCCCTGCTTCGCGTTGATGCAGACTGGGTGCCTAACACGCCCGACAGCTCATTGTATGTACGGCCCTATATGTTTGCTACAGACACATATCTGGGTGTAGCTCCGTCGAAAACCTATCGGTTCTGCATTTTCACCTGTCCGGTTGGTGCCTACTATTCAAACCCACCGAAGCTTAAGGTCGAAACCGAATACATTCGGTCGGCTCCGGGTGGTGTGGGTTATGCGAAATGTGCCGGCAACTACGCAGGGTCGCTGTATCCAACTCTGCTGGCTCAGCAACAAGGCTACGATCAGCTGATCTGGACCGATGCCCGCGAGCACAAATACATTGAAGAATCAGGCACGATGAATATCATGTTCATTATCGATGGTAAGCTGGTAACGCCAGCTACGTCGGACTCGATTCTGAAAGGTGTTACCCGTGATTCGATTTTGCAGATTGCCCGTAGCTGGGGCATGACCGTTGAAGAGCGGTTGGTCTCGATTGAGGAAGTGATCAATGGTATTGAAAGTGGTCGTTTAACCGAAGCCTTCGGTGCCGGAACGGCCGTGGGTTCATCGCCCTATTCACTGATTGGCTACAACGGCAAAGATTATATGCTACCTGAATTTGCACCGGAAGATTCTTTCGCTATTCGGGTCAGAAATTATTTGTCAGATCTGCGCACCGGTAAAATCGAAGATAGCTTCGGTTGGATGTATAAAGTGTAG
- a CDS encoding cob(I)yrinic acid a,c-diamide adenosyltransferase gives MKIYTKTGDKGQTGLIGGRRVSKADLRIDAYGTVDELNSWIGLVRDQAVNVDRKAFLKEIQDRLFTVGAELATDPDKTVKRAMPAIIPQDVTLLEEAMDSMDTELPELRAFVLPGGHQAVSFCHLARTVCRRAERLIIALNNESTVDDLVVQYINRLSDYLFVLSRKMAQELDAEEVAWKPRT, from the coding sequence ATGAAAATTTACACAAAAACTGGCGATAAAGGCCAAACTGGTCTGATTGGCGGTCGTCGGGTGAGCAAAGCCGATCTCCGTATTGATGCCTACGGTACCGTCGATGAATTAAATTCCTGGATTGGTCTGGTACGCGATCAGGCTGTTAATGTTGATCGAAAAGCGTTTCTGAAAGAAATTCAGGACCGGCTCTTTACAGTTGGGGCAGAACTGGCCACCGATCCTGATAAAACCGTTAAACGAGCAATGCCAGCCATTATTCCGCAAGACGTGACATTGCTGGAAGAAGCAATGGATTCGATGGATACTGAATTGCCTGAGCTGCGGGCATTTGTGTTGCCGGGTGGTCACCAAGCCGTATCGTTCTGCCATCTGGCCCGAACCGTGTGTCGCCGTGCCGAACGGCTGATAATCGCCCTAAACAACGAATCGACAGTTGATGATCTGGTAGTACAATACATTAATCGACTGTCGGATTATTTATTTGTCCTGAGCCGAAAAATGGCACAGGAACTGGATGCCGAAGAAGTAGCCTGGAAACCACGCACCTAA